DNA from bacterium:
AGGACTCAAAATGTCGCTTAGCCATTCGTTCGAGCAGAACGCCAGAAGGGTCACGCCTCTCGCAGAAGCCGCGCCGCTCTTCGCGGCCGCCCAGTTCAGGCCTTAGGTGCCGAAGCCCATGCCGGAACATCTCACACAGCGCGTCGTACACCGGGCCTGCTCCCTCTGCGAGGCCTGCTGCGGTCTGCGCGTGAAGGTCGAAGGCGACCGCGTCACGGAGATCCGAGGCGACTCGGAAGACCCTCTGAGTCGCGGCGCGATCTGTCCGAAGGGTGTCTCCCTGGGCGACCTGCACCACGACCCCGACCGGGTGCGAGCACCGCTTCGCCGGACTGAGTCCGGCTGGGAGCCGATCGGGTGGACCGAGGCCCTCGATCTGGCGGCGAGCCGCTTGCGATCGATCCAGGCAGCCCACGGTCCCGACGCAGTCGCGCTGTAC
Protein-coding regions in this window:
- a CDS encoding molybdopterin-dependent oxidoreductase, which gives rise to MPEHLTQRVVHRACSLCEACCGLRVKVEGDRVTEIRGDSEDPLSRGAICPKGVSLGDLHHDPDRVRAPLRRTESGWEPIGWTEALDLAASRLRSIQAAHGPDAVALYRGNPSSHNYELILFQQDFVAALGSRNIYSAISMDVLPHLLVASWMYGHQ